Within the Flavobacteriales bacterium genome, the region GGTCCACATACTGTATGTAGAGGACGACCCGAGTCTGGGGTTCGTGGTGCAGGATAGGCTCAAAGCCGAGGGCTTCATCGTCCATCTCATGCGGGATGGTAAGTCGGCTTTGCAACAATTCAACTCCCGTGATTATGACTGCTGCGTCTTGGATGTCATGCTACCACAGAAGGATGGCTTCAGTCTGGCAGAAGACATCCGCAAGGTGGATTCTGAGATACCCATCCTTTTCCTCACCGCTAGAGAAAGTATAGACGATAAAGCGACCGGATTCAATAAAGGTGGGGATGACTACCTCACCAAACCTTTTGAACACAGAGAACTCGTGATGCGCATCCAAGCCCTGCTGAAGCGCCATAGAAGACAACCTGAGCAGAGTACCCGTACCATTGGAAATTATAGGTATGATGAGCGTACCATGACGCTCGGTCATGGCGATGATCTTCGGAGATTGACCAAGACAGAGAACAAAGTGCTCTCTGTACTTCACGCGCATCGGGATCAGGTCTTGGAGCGGGAACTTCTGCTTAATCTGGTATGGGGCAAGGATGACTACCAGACCGGTAGGAGTTTGGATGTCTATGTCTCCAAGTTGAGGAAATATCTATCCCAAGACCCGCGTATCCGTATTGAGAATGTACATGGAGTAGGATTCAAACTCGAAGTCGATGGAGATTGATGCAACCCAAGGCCCTATCGGGGTATTTGATAGTGGGTATGGCGGACTCACTGTGTTCCGCGAGATAAAAGATGCCTTGCCTGAATATGACTATCTGTATCTAGGAGACAATGCACGTACTCCTTACGGCACCCGTTCGCAAGAGACGGTCTATGATTTCACCTTGCAAGGCGTGGAGTATCTCTTTTCCAAAGGTTGTTCGCTGATCATATTGGCTTGCAATACAGCCTCGGCCACGGCTCTGCGTACCATACAGCAGAGTGATCTACATCGCTGGGGAGAAGACAAGCGGGTACTCGGGGTCATTCGACCTACTACAGAGAGATTGTCAGAACTTACCCGTTCAGGTCATCTGGGACTCTTTGCCACTGAGGCTACCGTCCAATCCCGATCCTATATCATCGAAGGTGCGAACTATGCCCCAGAGGTCACCATCCATCAACAGGCATGTCCCATGTGGGTGCCCATCATAGAAAATGACGAGCAGGAGAGCCAAGCAGCTGATTATTTCACAGCCAAGTACGTAAACGCCCTTCTCAAACAGCATCAGGATATCGATGCCGTACTACTGGCCTGTACCCACTATCCCATTCTTGCCGAAAAGATCCGTTCCCATCTTCCAAAAGAGATCGATCTTATCAGTCAAGGCACACTCGTAGCTGAATCACTGGTCGATTACCTTTCCCGCCATCAATGGATGCAGGATAGGTGTTCTCAGGAGGGGAGAATGACCTTTCTCACAACGGATTCCCCGACTGATTTCGACACCAAGGCCACTAAATTCTTCAATGGATCGGTCAAGTCGGAACACGTCACCCTGCTCTAAGATATGGGCATGAAAAAACCCCTTCCAACGAGTGGAAGAGGTTTTTGTTAGTACTAAAATCCTTGGATTCAGACAGTCGCCAATTGAGCATCGATCTTCTCACTCAGTACGTTCTTCGGAACAGCACCAACTGATTTATCTACTACTTCTCCATTCTTGATGAAAAGGATGGTAGGAATATTCCTGACCCCATACTTCATCGCAATTTCTTGATTACTGTCTACATCGACTTTTCCGATCACGGCTCTGTCATTATACTCCTCATGGAGTTCGTCAACGATAGGAGCGATCATGCGGCAAGGTCCACACCATGCAGCCCAGAAGTCTATCATCACAGGCTTATCGGTACTTAGGATTTCCTCAAAATTCGAGGTATTGATCTCTACTGCCATGGTTTCTGTTTTCTATAATTTGATACGAAGTTAAAGTGAAAAGTACTCTTCAAAGTCCTTGCCATGCATGGCTTCATGTCAGAATTGCATGCCTGATATGTGTATAATTGACACCATCGCGGTGTAATGCCCTGTAAATCAACAATAAGTGTCTTCCCGTTGACAGATTGGCTGTCATTCCTATTGTGGACAAGTCATTCCTCTCAAAAGGCTAATTTTAGGCCTCATTTCTCAAGGATACAGGTAGATGTTCGATAATCTTTCAGATAAACTCGATAGAGCGTTCAAAGTACTCAAGGGCCAGGGGCAGATCACAGAGATCAATGTGGCAGAGACCCTCAAAGAGGTACGTAGGGCCTTGCTCGATGCAGACGTTGAATACAGAACGGCAAAGAAATTCACCGACCGGGTAAAGGAAAAAGCGCTAGGAGAAGATGTGCTCACCGCCTTGAAACCGAGTCAGGTCTTGGTCAAAGTCTGTCACGATGAGCTGGTGCAACTCATGGGAGGAGAGCAGGTGGACATCAGTCTGGAGGGTCGCCCACCGGTGATCCTTATGTCTGGTCTGCAGGGCTCAGGTAAGACTACCTTCTCGGGTAAATTGGCCAACATGCTAAAGACCAAGCAAGGGCGTAGACCTTTATTGGTGGCTTGTGATGTCTACCGCCCAGCAGCCATCGATCAGCTGCACGTGGTAGGGGACAGCATAGGAGTGGAGGTATTTTCCAACAAGGAATCCAAAGACCCGGTGTCAATCGCAACATCTGCCATAGAGCATGCCCGCCAGAATGGACTGAGTCCAGTGATTGTGGATACGGCCGGTCGATTGGCCGTGGACGAGCAGATGATGGATGAGATAGAACGGGTCAAGAATGCTATCCAGCCGTCTGAAACACTGTTCGTGGTCGATTCCATGACGGGACAGGATGCGGTGAATACAGCCAAGACCTTCAATGAACGGATCGATTTCAATGGGGTGGTCCTCACCAAATTGGATGGGGATACGCGAGGTGGAGCTGCGCTTTCTATCCGATCAGTGGTCGAGAAACCCATCAAGTTCATAGGTACAGGAGAAAAGATGGATGCTATCGATGTATTCCATCCCGACCGTATGGCCAACCGCATACTCGGTATGGGGGATGTGGTCTCGCTGGTGGAGAAAGCTCAGGAGCAATTCGATGAGGAAGAGGCCAAACGTCTTCAGAAGAAGATGGCCAAGAATAAATTCGATTTTGAGGATTTCTTGAGTCAGATCCAGCAGATCAAGAAGATGGGGAACCTAAAGGATCTCATGGGTATGATCCCAGGTATGGGCAAGATGATGCGCAATGTCGATATGGATGATGACGCCTTCAAAGGCATCGAGGCCATCATCCGATCGATGACCCCCCAAGAACGATCCAATCCGGATATACTCGATCAGAATAGAAAGAAACGAATAGCTAAAGGAGCTGGTACCGATGTGCAGGAGGTCAACAAATTGGTCAAGCAATTCGGTGAGATGCGCAAGATGATGAAACTCATGAGCAACAAACGGAACATGGCAAATATGATGCGCAACCTCCAGCGGATGGGCGGTGCCGGTATGCCTAAAGCCTGATCGAATGAGAGTACTGGACGGTAGGGCCACCGCTAAGGCCATCAAGGAAGAAATAGCCGAAGAAGTGCAAGAAATGGTGGCCAAGGGCATGACGAGGCCTCACCTTGCTGCAGTTCTGGTGGGGGATGATCCTGCAAGTCAGACCTATGTGGGTGCCAAGGTCAAGGCCTGTGAGCAAGTCGGATTCAAAAGCTCCTTGGTCGAGCTCCCTAATGAGACCAGTGAAGAAGACCTGTTGAAGAAGGTAGAGGAACTCAATCGACAGGATGACCTCCATGGCTTCATCGTACAGCTGCCTCTACCAGACCATATCGATGGTCAGAAGGTTCTGGAAGCCATCGATCCTAGTAAGGATGTGGACGGCTTCCATCCGGTCAATGTAGGGAAGATGGTACTCGGCCTTCCGTGTTTCCTTCCCGCCACTCCCTATGGTATCCTTCAATTGCTGGAGCGTAATGATATCAAGACAACAGGCAAGCATTGCGTGGTCATAGGAAGGAGTCATATTGTGGGTTCTCCCATGAGCATCTTACTTGCGCGAAATGCAGAACCTGGAAACTGTACCGTGACACTGGCACACAGCCGTACACAGAACATCGAGGATCTGACCCGACAGGCAGATATCATCATCGCGGCTGTGGGCCGTAAGCACTTCGTGACAGCTGATATGGTCAAGCCAGGCGCTGTAGTGGTGGATGTAGGTATCCATCGCATTCCCGATGACAGCAAGAAACGCGGTTATCGCCTCATCGGTGACGTGGACTATGAGCAGGTGTCAGACAAGGTGGAGGCCATCTCTCCCGTGCCTGGTGGAGTAGGTCCGATGACCATCGTCTCACTGCTGAAGAATACGCTCCAGGCAGCCCAGTAGATCTTCTAAGGTACCTGGTCCATGGCAGCATTTTCATATCTTCAGACGTCTGCTTAGAGAAAGTCCTGTCATGCGTTATCTCCTTGTACTTCTTGCCCTATCCATTACAGGTTTATCGAATGGCCAGTCCCTGGTCTATGGACTCTATACCGATGCCAATGCCCCCTATAACGGCTACAGCATTCTCGCCACCATTGATGCCGGTACCGGAACTATACTTGAGAAGGATACCATCTACGGGTATGATGCGGTCGCCTTAGGGAGTTCCTCATTCGATCAGCTATCGGGCAACTACATCTATGTGGCTGCGGGGAATCAATCATTCGACCTTCTGAGTCGGAATGTCTATACGAATACCACGGTCTCCTCACCGCCATCTACTATGACGGCCAATGCCTTGCAATTCGACATGGCCAGTGGACAGACCTATGCACTGGGCTATGACATGAGCACCGGTACGACTTTCCTATCCATTGATGTGACTACAGGTACCGCTACCGTGGTCTCCTCGCTCGCACAAGTGGATGCTGTAGTCCTGGGAGCTTCTTGTTTCGACCCCATGGATGGTATCTTTTATTTCATCGGTATCTCTACTGATTTCCAGTCGAAACTATTTGGAGTGGACGCTCAGAGCGGGCAGCTTGTTATGGATATAACAATGGATCTAGGCCCCAATGAATATCTGAACGAATTGGAATATGATATCGAAGGGGATGTCTTCTATGCCTTGCATCGGACAGGTTCTGGGATCATGCATTTCGCTCAGATCGACCCTGTGAGTGGTCAGATATTCGATCTGTTGGATATCACCGGCAACGTCAATTACTTCACTCCAGATGCTTCGGTATATGAGCAGGAGAACGATCAGTTCATCATGCTGACCGTCAGTCCCAACACGATTCTTACCATCGATGCCGATGAAGGTGAAGTGCTCAGCCAAGCCCCTATCTCATATTCCATCATCGAGTTGGAAGTGGACAATGTCGATTTTGCAAATGCTCAATTCGTCTCAGTAGCAGAATATGAACGGGAATCATTGGATCTTTTTCCCAATCCATCAGATGGTCGTCTATTCATCAGCAGTCCCACTCAGTATCTGGAAAATACGCCCTATCTGATACGAGATAATACCGGAGCTATCGTAGCTCGTGGTTCGCTAAACCCTGAATCATCAGCAGATGTCCAAGAATTGAAGAATGGATCCTACATCATCTCTGTGCAAGGCGAGTCCGGTGTTTATGCCGCTCCTTTTCTCATTCAGCGCTGATTCCTTCTTTACTTCCGAAACATTCTACCGTAGGATTCGATATAATTGAATCCAAATACATGACATATGATTTCGATTGGAGCGCGAGTAAAACATCCCACCTTCGGTGAAGGTATTGTCACCGGTCAAGACGCACACACTTGGCAGATCTTCTTCAGAGAAGGGGACCAGGAGATCAGTAGGAGTTTCGATGGTATGCAACTCTTGGACTATGGCTATGTCTCAGAATCCGAGGAGGAGCCCGGAATAGACATGGACATCATCGAAGAGGCGCTGAAGAATGTCATCGATGAGATGACTGCCATTCAATATCCAGTGGAGATGGGCGAGAAATGGGAGGGAGGTACGCTAGAGATGGTTCCCGGAAAAGATGGGCTTCAGAGCAAACAAGTACCTATAGAGACCTTCTTTCATAAGATCGTCATGATGCGTGATCGACTCAGGGTATTGGAGCAGAATATCAACAGCCATAAAGTGCTCAGCGATCAGGATAAGGTGGCCTTGCAGCAGTATATCACCCGTTGCTATGGTTCGATGACTACCTTCAACGTCCTATTTGAAGACAAGGAAGACTATTTCAAGGGAGAGAAGAAGTGACTTGAGATTGTTTCTAGCGTCTACAGAGGGATAGAAGCAATACTGACCTTACAAGAAATTACAAGAATGGATTTGACAAGAGAATTGATGCAGAATCTCGGTGAAAATGGGATTCATCGCATCAGCCAAGAAGTAGGAATGCAACCACAGGAAACGAAGACTGCAATGTCAGCGATCGTCCCCGTTCTGCTAGGGGCCATGGCCCAGAACTCCCAATCGACCGAGGGTGCAAATGGATTGCTCTCCGCACTGGACCGTGATCACGATGGCAGTGTACTCGATGATATCGGTGGTTTCTTGGGTGGGGCCATGCAGGGAAATCGCAGCTCCAATGGTTCTGGTATCCTACGTCATATCCTAGGGGATAAGAAAGAGCCTATTGAACATGGCTTGTCCAATAAGATCGGTGTGGATTCTAACAGCATCAGCAAACTGATGAGCATGCTGGCCCCACTCGTAATGGCCTACCTCGGCAAACAGAAGCGATCGAGCGGTACAGGAGGCTTCGATACCGGAGGACTAGGTGGTCTTCTTGGAAAATTAGCCGGGGGTTCACGCCAGAGCGGTGGTATCGATGTAGGTGACATCATGGACATGATGGGCGGACTATCCGGTTCATCCAAGAGCTCAGGTGGAATGCTGGGAGGGCTATTGAAAGGCATGCTCCGTAGGAGATGATATTAAGAGAACTTGTGGAATGACCCTTATCCCATCGGATAGGGGTCTTTTCGT harbors:
- the folD gene encoding bifunctional methylenetetrahydrofolate dehydrogenase/methenyltetrahydrofolate cyclohydrolase FolD, translating into MRVLDGRATAKAIKEEIAEEVQEMVAKGMTRPHLAAVLVGDDPASQTYVGAKVKACEQVGFKSSLVELPNETSEEDLLKKVEELNRQDDLHGFIVQLPLPDHIDGQKVLEAIDPSKDVDGFHPVNVGKMVLGLPCFLPATPYGILQLLERNDIKTTGKHCVVIGRSHIVGSPMSILLARNAEPGNCTVTLAHSRTQNIEDLTRQADIIIAAVGRKHFVTADMVKPGAVVVDVGIHRIPDDSKKRGYRLIGDVDYEQVSDKVEAISPVPGGVGPMTIVSLLKNTLQAAQ
- a CDS encoding response regulator transcription factor, which gives rise to VHILYVEDDPSLGFVVQDRLKAEGFIVHLMRDGKSALQQFNSRDYDCCVLDVMLPQKDGFSLAEDIRKVDSEIPILFLTARESIDDKATGFNKGGDDYLTKPFEHRELVMRIQALLKRHRRQPEQSTRTIGNYRYDERTMTLGHGDDLRRLTKTENKVLSVLHAHRDQVLERELLLNLVWGKDDYQTGRSLDVYVSKLRKYLSQDPRIRIENVHGVGFKLEVDGD
- a CDS encoding T9SS type A sorting domain-containing protein, with protein sequence MRYLLVLLALSITGLSNGQSLVYGLYTDANAPYNGYSILATIDAGTGTILEKDTIYGYDAVALGSSSFDQLSGNYIYVAAGNQSFDLLSRNVYTNTTVSSPPSTMTANALQFDMASGQTYALGYDMSTGTTFLSIDVTTGTATVVSSLAQVDAVVLGASCFDPMDGIFYFIGISTDFQSKLFGVDAQSGQLVMDITMDLGPNEYLNELEYDIEGDVFYALHRTGSGIMHFAQIDPVSGQIFDLLDITGNVNYFTPDASVYEQENDQFIMLTVSPNTILTIDADEGEVLSQAPISYSIIELEVDNVDFANAQFVSVAEYERESLDLFPNPSDGRLFISSPTQYLENTPYLIRDNTGAIVARGSLNPESSADVQELKNGSYIISVQGESGVYAAPFLIQR
- the trxA gene encoding thioredoxin → MAVEINTSNFEEILSTDKPVMIDFWAAWCGPCRMIAPIVDELHEEYNDRAVIGKVDVDSNQEIAMKYGVRNIPTILFIKNGEVVDKSVGAVPKNVLSEKIDAQLATV
- the ffh gene encoding signal recognition particle protein encodes the protein MFDNLSDKLDRAFKVLKGQGQITEINVAETLKEVRRALLDADVEYRTAKKFTDRVKEKALGEDVLTALKPSQVLVKVCHDELVQLMGGEQVDISLEGRPPVILMSGLQGSGKTTFSGKLANMLKTKQGRRPLLVACDVYRPAAIDQLHVVGDSIGVEVFSNKESKDPVSIATSAIEHARQNGLSPVIVDTAGRLAVDEQMMDEIERVKNAIQPSETLFVVDSMTGQDAVNTAKTFNERIDFNGVVLTKLDGDTRGGAALSIRSVVEKPIKFIGTGEKMDAIDVFHPDRMANRILGMGDVVSLVEKAQEQFDEEEAKRLQKKMAKNKFDFEDFLSQIQQIKKMGNLKDLMGMIPGMGKMMRNVDMDDDAFKGIEAIIRSMTPQERSNPDILDQNRKKRIAKGAGTDVQEVNKLVKQFGEMRKMMKLMSNKRNMANMMRNLQRMGGAGMPKA
- a CDS encoding DUF937 domain-containing protein, whose product is MDLTRELMQNLGENGIHRISQEVGMQPQETKTAMSAIVPVLLGAMAQNSQSTEGANGLLSALDRDHDGSVLDDIGGFLGGAMQGNRSSNGSGILRHILGDKKEPIEHGLSNKIGVDSNSISKLMSMLAPLVMAYLGKQKRSSGTGGFDTGGLGGLLGKLAGGSRQSGGIDVGDIMDMMGGLSGSSKSSGGMLGGLLKGMLRRR
- the murI gene encoding glutamate racemase; translated protein: MEIDATQGPIGVFDSGYGGLTVFREIKDALPEYDYLYLGDNARTPYGTRSQETVYDFTLQGVEYLFSKGCSLIILACNTASATALRTIQQSDLHRWGEDKRVLGVIRPTTERLSELTRSGHLGLFATEATVQSRSYIIEGANYAPEVTIHQQACPMWVPIIENDEQESQAADYFTAKYVNALLKQHQDIDAVLLACTHYPILAEKIRSHLPKEIDLISQGTLVAESLVDYLSRHQWMQDRCSQEGRMTFLTTDSPTDFDTKATKFFNGSVKSEHVTLL